The Desulfuromonas versatilis genome has a segment encoding these proteins:
- a CDS encoding B12-binding domain-containing radical SAM protein: protein MNVLLLSTNRNTLPMPVMPIGACLVAEAAQRAGHQVRLLDLMFLADPLGAVESAIRDFRPEAVGLSVRNIDNNDMGDPVFYLDELRRIVSTIRGCCEAPIILGGAALGVMPEAMLRLVPATCAVVGDGETVFPELLGRLARGEAIADLPGVALVEDGGFRRTPPDLTRFSPRCPSPDYRRWLDLGAYRRQLATVPIQTKTGCQFRCVYCTYPGIEGSSCNLKDPESVADAVARLAASGLRDIEIVDSVFNAPLDHAMEICAALARGSAAARLQCLELNPRHFNDELLGAMEQAGFRGMGITLESAADPVLAGLNKGFTSREVHRAAEAVRRHRIPCAWIFLFGGPGETEQTVLETLRFAKTQIRPGDIAFFNTGIRVYPGTELETIARRQGVLSRPAAEMLEPTFYLSPQVDARWIRQQLKQALADHMNFIDMGSLSLPFLPSLHRIGAGIGLRPPLWRYTRFIRRGLRLAGMDV from the coding sequence ATGAACGTTCTGCTGCTCAGCACCAACCGCAACACCCTGCCCATGCCGGTGATGCCCATCGGTGCCTGCCTGGTGGCCGAGGCGGCCCAACGGGCGGGGCACCAGGTGCGGCTTCTCGACCTGATGTTCCTCGCCGATCCGCTGGGCGCCGTCGAGTCCGCCATCAGGGACTTCCGGCCCGAGGCCGTCGGCCTGTCGGTACGCAACATCGACAACAACGACATGGGCGACCCGGTGTTTTACCTGGATGAGCTGCGGCGCATCGTGAGCACCATCCGCGGCTGCTGCGAGGCCCCGATCATCCTCGGCGGCGCCGCCCTCGGCGTCATGCCCGAGGCCATGCTGCGCCTGGTGCCCGCCACCTGCGCGGTGGTCGGGGACGGGGAGACGGTCTTTCCCGAACTGCTCGGGCGGCTCGCCCGCGGGGAGGCCATCGCCGACCTGCCGGGGGTGGCGCTGGTCGAGGACGGCGGCTTTCGCCGCACCCCCCCGGACCTTACCCGGTTCTCCCCCCGCTGCCCTTCGCCCGACTACCGGCGCTGGCTGGACCTGGGGGCCTACCGCCGGCAACTGGCGACGGTCCCGATCCAGACCAAGACCGGCTGCCAGTTCCGCTGCGTGTACTGCACCTACCCCGGCATCGAGGGGAGCAGCTGCAACCTGAAGGATCCCGAAAGCGTCGCCGACGCGGTGGCGCGGCTCGCTGCCTCCGGCCTGCGGGACATCGAAATCGTCGACAGCGTCTTCAACGCCCCCCTCGACCACGCCATGGAGATTTGCGCCGCCCTGGCCCGCGGCAGCGCGGCGGCGCGCTTGCAGTGCCTGGAACTCAACCCCCGGCATTTCAACGACGAGCTGCTCGGTGCCATGGAACAGGCCGGTTTCAGGGGGATGGGGATCACCCTGGAGAGCGCCGCCGATCCGGTGCTGGCGGGGCTGAACAAGGGCTTCACCAGCCGCGAGGTTCATCGGGCGGCGGAGGCGGTGCGGCGCCACCGCATCCCCTGCGCCTGGATCTTCCTGTTCGGCGGCCCCGGGGAAACCGAGCAGACCGTCCTGGAGACCCTGCGCTTCGCCAAAACCCAAATCCGCCCCGGCGACATCGCCTTCTTCAACACGGGCATCCGCGTCTACCCGGGGACGGAACTGGAGACGATCGCCCGGCGGCAGGGCGTTCTCAGCCGCCCTGCCGCCGAGATGCTGGAACCGACCTTCTACCTTTCACCGCAGGTGGATGCCCGCTGGATCAGGCAGCAGCTCAAGCAGGCCCTGGCCGACCACATGAATTTCATCGACATGGGCTCGCTGAGCCTGCCGTTTCTGCCCTCCCTGCACCGGATCGGCGCCGGAATCGGCCTGCGGCCGCCCCTCTGGAGGTACACCCGGTTCATTCGCCGGGGGCTGCGGCTTGCGGGAATGGATGTCTAA
- a CDS encoding methyltransferase domain-containing protein, whose protein sequence is MFDFLLPDLRDRDNSPEKMDRADADLAMLLRTIRQFQRINLLFSASRRLLRQQVFSLMERDPERVYSLLDVGAGGCDIACWAAREARRRRLKLQITALDNDPRIFPVARQAISDYPEIRLVEGNALALAPLGRFDFIFSNHFLHHLGWAQIEIFLRGAIAGTRLALVMNDLKRSPWAYLGGTLSIGLLAPRSFAFFDGRLSIRKGFRAEELREFARKHFPETPIRVFETPPARVVMVCRGTDDRPCPHRP, encoded by the coding sequence ATGTTCGATTTTCTGCTTCCCGACCTGCGGGACCGGGACAATTCCCCGGAGAAAATGGACCGGGCCGATGCCGACCTGGCCATGCTGCTGCGCACCATTCGCCAGTTCCAAAGGATCAACCTGCTGTTCAGTGCCAGCCGCAGGCTGCTGCGCCAGCAGGTGTTTTCCCTCATGGAGCGGGATCCGGAGCGGGTCTACAGCCTGCTGGACGTGGGCGCCGGCGGCTGCGACATCGCCTGCTGGGCCGCCCGCGAGGCCCGCCGGCGGCGGCTGAAGCTGCAGATCACCGCTCTGGACAACGACCCGCGCATCTTTCCCGTGGCGCGGCAGGCGATCAGTGATTATCCGGAAATCCGCCTGGTCGAGGGCAACGCCCTCGCTTTGGCCCCCCTGGGCCGGTTCGATTTTATTTTTTCCAACCATTTCCTGCACCACCTGGGCTGGGCGCAGATCGAGATATTCCTGCGCGGCGCCATCGCCGGGACCCGGCTCGCCCTGGTCATGAACGACCTCAAGCGCTCCCCCTGGGCCTACCTGGGCGGAACCCTCAGCATCGGCCTGCTGGCACCGCGCAGCTTCGCCTTCTTTGACGGCCGGCTGTCGATCCGCAAGGGTTTTCGCGCCGAAGAGCTGCGGGAATTCGCCCGCAAGCATTTCCCCGAAACCCCGATCCGGGTTTTCGAGACGCCTCCGGCGCGGGTGGTCATGGTCTGCCGCGGGACCGACGACCGCCCGTGTCCCCATCGCCCATGA
- a CDS encoding FAD-dependent oxidoreductase — protein MTDADVLVIGAGPVGMLAALLAERQGLRVMLLEQAAQRHLQSRAVGIMPPSLEILRGLGLAEAFLAQGALVREAEAHGRLGRLGGIDFSDLKDGFPFVLSLPQDRTEDLLEAAVLSRPAIRLLRGHRVTACSQDDEGVVVSGEDGLGAGFRFSGRFALACDGGRSAVREALGIPFDGARDRRTFIMGDFADHTGWGSQARFFFTPRGSVESFPLPGGKRRYVLRTPTFIGEDGAAFLKRELRLRAGIDIEGVRQFWESPFYVQRYLARSFCLGRVFLCGDAAHLMSPVGGQNMNTGFADAELATWLIGQLIQGRISRATAASAYHRARRRAAAAAAGRAQLMMRAGTSGGRLWSALRNGAILLALHSPLRRFLARYLSMHTIPFLNLDRARPHLDRILATGLLPGESA, from the coding sequence ATGACAGATGCAGATGTCCTCGTCATCGGGGCCGGCCCGGTGGGGATGCTGGCGGCCCTGCTCGCCGAACGGCAGGGCTTGCGCGTGATGCTCCTCGAACAGGCCGCGCAGCGCCATCTCCAGTCCCGCGCCGTCGGCATCATGCCGCCCTCGCTGGAGATCCTCCGCGGTCTCGGCCTGGCCGAAGCGTTTCTGGCCCAGGGCGCCCTGGTCCGTGAGGCCGAAGCCCACGGCAGGCTGGGACGCCTGGGGGGGATCGACTTCTCCGATCTCAAGGACGGATTCCCCTTCGTGCTGTCGCTTCCCCAGGACCGGACCGAAGACCTCCTGGAGGCGGCCGTCCTCTCCCGTCCGGCCATCCGCCTGCTGCGCGGACACCGGGTCACCGCCTGCAGCCAGGATGACGAGGGGGTCGTGGTCAGCGGGGAGGATGGCCTCGGCGCCGGCTTTCGTTTCAGCGGCCGTTTCGCCTTGGCCTGCGACGGCGGGCGCAGCGCGGTGCGCGAAGCGCTGGGAATTCCCTTCGACGGCGCACGCGACCGGCGCACCTTCATCATGGGGGACTTCGCCGACCACACCGGCTGGGGCTCGCAGGCGCGGTTCTTTTTCACGCCCCGCGGCTCGGTGGAATCCTTTCCCCTGCCCGGCGGGAAAAGGCGCTACGTGCTGCGCACCCCCACCTTCATCGGCGAGGATGGCGCCGCCTTCCTCAAGCGCGAACTGCGGCTGCGAGCCGGCATCGACATCGAAGGGGTCCGCCAGTTCTGGGAAAGCCCGTTTTACGTCCAGCGCTATCTGGCGCGCTCCTTCTGCCTGGGGCGGGTTTTCCTCTGCGGGGATGCGGCGCACCTGATGTCCCCGGTCGGCGGCCAGAACATGAATACAGGGTTTGCCGACGCGGAGCTGGCCACCTGGCTCATCGGGCAGCTGATCCAGGGGCGGATCTCCCGGGCCACGGCGGCGAGCGCCTATCATCGGGCGCGGCGGCGCGCCGCCGCCGCTGCCGCCGGCCGCGCCCAGCTCATGATGCGGGCGGGAACCTCCGGGGGCCGGCTCTGGTCCGCGCTGCGCAACGGCGCCATCCTCCTGGCCCTGCACAGCCCCCTGCGGCGGTTTCTGGCCCGCTACCTGAGCATGCACACCATCCCCTTTCTCAACCTCGACCGCGCTCGCCCGCACCTCGATCGGATCCTGGCCACGGGCCTTCTGCCGGGAGAGAGTGCCTGA
- a CDS encoding aldo/keto reductase: MNLIDYPISRRTFVGSLAAALASLWFPPTRLQAAEQAALRKTIPGSGESLPVIGLGTSRTFDTGDETALRDLAEVLRAFFASGGELIDSSPMYGESERVIGALLERIGRPQRLFAATKVWTDGEQAGIRQMEDSRQKWGIERFDLMQIHNLRDWRVHLKTLHAWKAQGKIRYTGITTSHGRDHRELEQILSQEKLDFVQFSYNIEDRDAERRLLPLAAERGMAVLVNRPYQRGELFRKVKGKPLPDWAAEIDCSSWGQFFLKFIVSHPAVTCAIPATAKLHHMRDNMAAGFGRLPDAAMRRRMVDYYTAL, translated from the coding sequence ATGAACCTTATCGATTATCCCATCTCGCGCAGAACCTTCGTCGGCTCGCTGGCCGCCGCGCTGGCCAGTCTCTGGTTCCCCCCCACCCGGCTGCAGGCGGCGGAGCAGGCGGCGCTCCGCAAAACCATCCCGGGCAGCGGGGAGAGCCTGCCGGTGATCGGCCTGGGCACTTCGCGCACCTTCGACACCGGCGACGAGACCGCCCTGCGTGATCTGGCCGAGGTGCTGCGGGCCTTCTTCGCAAGCGGCGGCGAGTTGATCGACTCCTCGCCCATGTACGGCGAGTCCGAGCGGGTCATCGGCGCGCTGCTCGAGCGCATCGGCAGGCCCCAGCGGCTGTTCGCCGCCACCAAGGTCTGGACCGACGGCGAACAGGCCGGCATCCGGCAGATGGAAGACTCCCGGCAGAAATGGGGAATAGAGCGTTTCGACCTGATGCAGATCCACAACCTGCGCGACTGGCGGGTGCACCTGAAAACCCTCCATGCCTGGAAAGCGCAGGGGAAAATCCGCTACACCGGCATCACCACCTCCCACGGCCGCGACCACCGCGAACTGGAGCAGATCCTGAGCCAGGAAAAGCTGGATTTCGTCCAGTTCAGCTACAACATTGAGGACCGTGATGCCGAGCGGCGGCTGTTGCCGCTGGCCGCCGAGCGCGGCATGGCGGTGCTGGTCAATCGCCCCTACCAGCGCGGCGAGCTGTTCCGCAAGGTCAAGGGGAAACCGCTGCCCGACTGGGCCGCGGAGATCGACTGCAGCAGCTGGGGGCAGTTCTTTCTCAAATTCATCGTCTCGCACCCGGCGGTCACCTGCGCCATCCCCGCCACCGCCAAGCTGCACCACATGCGCGACAACATGGCCGCGGGTTTCGGGCGCCTGCCCGATGCCGCCATGCGCCGGCGGATGGTGGATTACTACACCGCGCTGTAG
- a CDS encoding NTP/NDP exchange transporter: MDNTTAPGASRVHRWLQRLVQVEPAEIRALLWSFSYFFALLCSYYILRPMRDEMGIAGGVEHLQWLFTGTFLAMLAAVPLFGWVSSRYPRQTFLPLVYLFFIANLLLFFALFRSGLTHAWVARAFFIWTSVFNLFIVSVFWSFMADLFNNDQAKRLFGFIAAGGTAGALAGPALTATLAVPLGPTNLLLISAACLAWAMLCIGRLGAWREHTAPQPAPSPTGQGQAAPAGPRRGLGGGALAGLRLVARSPYLLGICLLILLYTTLSTFLYFQQAQIVRDSFSDPAQRTTVFAAMDFAANALTLAGQVFFTGRIVKRFGLGWALAVIPLLLGAGFLLLGLAPLLAVLIAVQVGRRAGNYAIMKPAREMLFVVLDRQEKYKAKNVIDTVIYRSGDVLSAWAYTGLQALGLGLSGIALLAVPIAGSWAWIGYRLGRMQEARAQSQEISP; the protein is encoded by the coding sequence ATGGATAACACCACCGCCCCCGGAGCCTCCCGGGTCCACCGCTGGCTGCAGCGGCTGGTGCAGGTGGAACCGGCGGAGATCCGGGCCCTGCTCTGGTCGTTCAGCTACTTTTTCGCCCTGCTCTGCTCGTACTACATCCTGCGCCCAATGCGCGACGAGATGGGGATCGCCGGGGGCGTGGAGCACCTGCAGTGGCTGTTCACCGGCACCTTTCTGGCCATGCTGGCGGCGGTCCCCCTGTTCGGCTGGGTGAGCTCGCGCTACCCCCGGCAAACCTTTCTCCCCCTGGTCTACCTGTTCTTCATCGCCAACCTGCTGCTCTTCTTCGCCCTGTTCCGCTCCGGGCTGACCCACGCCTGGGTGGCGCGCGCCTTCTTCATCTGGACCAGCGTCTTCAACCTGTTCATCGTCTCGGTGTTCTGGAGCTTCATGGCCGACCTGTTCAACAACGACCAGGCCAAGCGGCTGTTCGGCTTTATCGCCGCCGGCGGCACCGCCGGGGCCCTGGCCGGCCCCGCCCTGACCGCGACCCTGGCCGTTCCCCTCGGGCCGACCAACCTGCTGCTGATCTCCGCGGCCTGCCTGGCCTGGGCGATGCTCTGCATCGGGCGGCTGGGCGCCTGGCGCGAGCACACCGCTCCGCAACCCGCCCCATCCCCGACGGGACAGGGACAAGCCGCGCCGGCCGGGCCACGGCGGGGCCTGGGCGGCGGGGCCCTGGCGGGGCTGCGGCTGGTGGCCCGCTCCCCCTACCTGCTGGGGATCTGCCTGCTGATCCTGCTCTACACCACCCTCTCGACCTTCCTCTATTTTCAGCAGGCGCAGATCGTCCGCGACAGTTTCAGCGACCCGGCCCAGCGCACCACGGTCTTCGCGGCCATGGATTTTGCCGCCAACGCCCTGACCCTGGCCGGGCAGGTCTTTTTCACCGGCCGCATCGTCAAGCGCTTCGGCCTTGGCTGGGCCCTGGCGGTGATCCCCCTGCTGCTGGGGGCCGGCTTTCTGCTGCTCGGACTGGCGCCGCTGCTGGCGGTGCTGATCGCCGTGCAGGTGGGGCGCCGCGCCGGCAATTACGCCATCATGAAACCGGCCCGGGAGATGCTCTTCGTGGTGCTCGACCGGCAGGAGAAGTACAAGGCCAAGAACGTCATCGACACGGTCATCTACCGCAGCGGCGACGTGCTCAGCGCCTGGGCCTACACCGGGCTGCAGGCCCTCGGCCTGGGGCTATCGGGGATCGCCCTGCTCGCCGTGCCCATCGCCGGCAGCTGGGCCTGGATCGGTTACCGGCTCGGCAGGATGCAGGAGGCCCGGGCCCAATCCCAGGAGATTTCGCCATGA
- a CDS encoding N-acetylmuramoyl-L-alanine amidase-like domain-containing protein yields the protein MLRERGRQLLRRIFTPALGARCLALGLALLLALPVFSLPGSALGEELVELGGWNREKIEGLLAEAGRIPEPGEKIEFISAAFLDTPYLADTLIGSAQTAEVLVLRLDAVDCFTFLDYVEALRRAADFSGFKEALRRIRYRDGRVDFFSRHHFFSEWAAANSDHLQRVTELVGGAGARRAKKRLNAKGDGTAYLPGYPVREREITFIPPEAIDSSVLERLRSGDYVGIYSPLPGLDVSHTGIVVKRGGQVLLRHASSSSRLKKVVDQELSSYLAGSKGLVVYRPGGP from the coding sequence ATGCTTCGCGAAAGAGGAAGACAACTGTTGCGCCGGATCTTCACCCCAGCGTTGGGCGCCCGCTGCCTGGCCCTGGGGCTGGCTTTGCTGCTTGCCCTGCCGGTGTTTTCTCTGCCCGGTTCGGCGCTCGGGGAGGAGCTTGTCGAGCTGGGCGGCTGGAACCGGGAAAAAATCGAAGGGCTGCTGGCCGAGGCCGGGCGCATTCCGGAGCCGGGAGAAAAAATCGAGTTCATCTCCGCGGCCTTTCTCGATACCCCCTACCTCGCCGACACCCTGATCGGCAGCGCCCAAACCGCCGAGGTGTTGGTGCTGCGCCTGGATGCCGTCGACTGCTTCACCTTTCTCGACTATGTGGAAGCGCTGCGCAGGGCCGCCGATTTTTCCGGGTTCAAGGAGGCCCTGCGGCGCATCCGCTACCGCGATGGGCGGGTCGACTTTTTCAGCCGGCACCATTTCTTCAGCGAATGGGCAGCGGCCAATTCCGACCATCTGCAACGGGTCACCGAGTTGGTGGGAGGGGCGGGCGCGCGCCGGGCGAAGAAGCGGCTGAACGCCAAAGGGGACGGCACGGCCTACCTGCCGGGATACCCGGTCAGGGAGCGGGAGATCACCTTCATCCCTCCCGAGGCCATCGACTCATCCGTGCTTGAGCGCCTGCGCAGCGGCGACTATGTCGGCATCTACAGCCCGCTGCCGGGGCTGGACGTCTCCCATACCGGCATCGTGGTCAAGAGGGGGGGGCAGGTCTTGCTGCGCCACGCCTCCTCCAGCTCCCGGCTGAAAAAGGTGGTGGACCAGGAACTGAGCTCCTACCTGGCAGGATCCAAGGGGCTGGTCGTTTACCGGCCTGGCGGCCCCTAG
- a CDS encoding S66 peptidase family protein yields MNNVFIATPSYLIKKKRDFTGGIAQLAKLGFNVINPEFPRVLPSPQEKAAQIHGAFADPAVDLILALRGGYSAMKSLPHIDFELIRKHPKIIAGFSDLSALLNPIFERTGLVTLHAPMVINLGTPTAFTLNSLVNAVRGYPEKNLFKGARLKVYHPGSAAGVLKGGNLITLTALIDTDWEIDTAGAILFLEDVDEKLHEVDRYLTQWILAGKFKGIKGLILGDFRGIRSQKVYDILASQMDLDFPVVHCPYIGHVPNKITLPVGAKVELNTERRQLVIEGMSFPGGNP; encoded by the coding sequence TTGAATAATGTCTTTATTGCGACGCCCAGTTACCTGATCAAGAAGAAACGGGACTTTACCGGGGGGATCGCGCAGCTCGCGAAGCTGGGCTTCAACGTCATCAATCCGGAATTCCCGAGGGTGCTCCCCTCGCCGCAGGAAAAGGCCGCGCAGATCCACGGGGCCTTTGCAGATCCGGCAGTCGATTTGATCCTGGCCCTGCGCGGGGGGTACAGCGCGATGAAATCCCTCCCGCACATCGACTTCGAGCTGATCCGAAAACACCCCAAAATCATCGCCGGTTTCAGCGACCTGAGCGCCTTGCTCAATCCGATCTTCGAGCGCACCGGCCTGGTGACCCTGCATGCCCCTATGGTGATCAACCTTGGCACGCCGACGGCCTTCACGCTCAATTCCCTGGTGAACGCCGTCCGCGGCTATCCGGAGAAAAACCTGTTCAAAGGGGCCCGTTTGAAGGTCTACCATCCCGGTTCCGCCGCCGGTGTCCTGAAAGGGGGCAATCTCATCACCCTGACCGCCCTGATCGACACGGACTGGGAGATCGATACCGCCGGTGCGATTCTTTTTCTCGAGGATGTCGACGAAAAGCTGCACGAGGTGGACCGTTACCTGACCCAGTGGATTCTCGCCGGCAAATTCAAGGGGATAAAAGGGCTGATTCTCGGCGATTTCCGGGGGATTCGCAGCCAGAAGGTCTACGACATCCTGGCCTCGCAGATGGACCTGGACTTCCCGGTGGTGCATTGCCCTTACATCGGCCATGTCCCGAACAAGATCACCTTGCCCGTCGGCGCAAAGGTCGAGCTGAATACCGAGCGCAGGCAGCTCGTCATTGAAGGCATGTCCTTTCCCGGGGGGAATCCATGA
- a CDS encoding nucleoside recognition domain-containing protein, whose translation MNVLWLIMICVSIVFAIFTGNLEAFTKSIFEGAKSAVEISLYLLGIVSVWLGITRILEDSGLIYRIAHLFRPIISRLFKNIPGDHPSITAITLNVLANLFGLGNAATPLGIKAMQELDALNQDKGTITPEMMTFIVINTASIQLIPFSVIGILASYEHHNPAVVVLPVLIATAISAMTALLILALFRRIFR comes from the coding sequence ATGAACGTCCTCTGGCTGATCATGATTTGCGTCAGCATCGTCTTCGCCATTTTCACCGGCAACCTCGAGGCGTTTACCAAGTCGATCTTCGAGGGTGCCAAGTCGGCGGTGGAGATCTCGCTCTATCTGCTCGGCATCGTCTCGGTCTGGCTGGGGATCACCCGAATCCTGGAGGATTCGGGCCTGATCTACCGGATCGCGCACCTGTTCAGGCCGATCATCTCCCGGCTGTTCAAGAACATCCCCGGCGACCACCCCTCGATCACCGCCATCACCCTGAACGTTCTGGCCAACCTCTTCGGGCTGGGCAACGCGGCCACCCCGCTGGGGATCAAGGCCATGCAGGAACTCGATGCGCTCAACCAGGACAAGGGGACCATCACCCCCGAGATGATGACGTTCATCGTCATCAACACCGCCAGCATCCAGCTGATCCCCTTTTCCGTGATCGGCATCCTGGCCAGCTACGAGCACCATAATCCGGCTGTGGTGGTGCTGCCGGTGCTGATCGCCACCGCCATTTCCGCCATGACGGCGCTGCTGATCCTGGCCTTGTTTCGGAGGATTTTCCGATGA
- a CDS encoding spore maturation protein, whose translation MIGYVEYISLLIIPLFILFTVLYGTFKKVRVYDSFVAGAKQGPAIILNIFPYLLTIFVAIKGFQASGAFDYVRNVFSGVLAFLDVPIEALSMAVMKPLSGSASTALFTDIVKTTGAESVATQMSAVIMGSAETTFYVLAVYLGAVSIRKTRYLVPVCLVADFVGIVVAVFVTRWFF comes from the coding sequence ATGATCGGGTACGTCGAATACATCTCGCTGCTCATCATCCCGCTGTTCATCCTCTTCACGGTCCTCTACGGGACGTTCAAGAAGGTTCGGGTGTATGACTCCTTCGTCGCCGGGGCCAAGCAAGGGCCGGCCATCATCCTGAACATTTTCCCTTATCTGCTGACCATCTTCGTCGCCATCAAGGGGTTCCAGGCCTCGGGGGCCTTCGACTATGTCCGCAACGTCTTTTCCGGCGTGCTGGCGTTTCTGGACGTCCCGATCGAAGCTCTCTCCATGGCGGTCATGAAGCCCCTCTCGGGAAGCGCCTCCACCGCCCTGTTCACGGACATCGTCAAGACCACCGGAGCGGAATCGGTGGCCACCCAGATGTCGGCGGTGATCATGGGGAGCGCCGAGACCACTTTCTACGTGCTGGCCGTTTATCTGGGCGCGGTCAGCATCAGGAAAACCCGTTACCTGGTGCCGGTCTGCCTGGTGGCGGATTTTGTCGGGATCGTCGTGGCCGTTTTCGTTACGAGGTGGTTTTTCTAA
- a CDS encoding class II glutamine amidotransferase translates to MCRVLGITHFDYSRHRNIVERFCELARSGMVMAGDPPGHEDGWGLAFYQEGRLVVHKSGINLLEETEKVHGILSQAQTSPVLILHLRKSAWGDRLSTRHAHPFHHDNTVFFHNGVVYDYQGLIPAITLPGLGADALDTEVLFYHVMSGAAGDLGRAFLDSASVIKQKHKFSALNCLFSDGMKLFAYRDFAKEPDYYSLYKAFSANSCLVSSEPLDENLHWELMAKEEFLAIDLGGVG, encoded by the coding sequence ATGTGCAGAGTGCTGGGCATTACCCATTTCGACTATTCAAGACACCGCAACATCGTGGAGCGGTTCTGCGAACTCGCCCGTAGCGGCATGGTCATGGCCGGCGACCCGCCCGGGCACGAGGACGGCTGGGGTTTGGCCTTCTACCAGGAGGGCCGGCTGGTCGTGCACAAAAGCGGCATCAACCTGCTCGAAGAAACCGAAAAAGTTCACGGGATCCTGAGCCAGGCCCAAACCTCGCCGGTACTGATCCTGCATCTGCGCAAGTCGGCCTGGGGGGACAGGCTGAGCACCCGCCACGCCCATCCTTTCCACCACGACAACACCGTGTTCTTCCATAACGGGGTGGTCTACGACTACCAGGGGCTGATCCCCGCGATCACCCTGCCTGGCCTCGGCGCCGATGCCCTCGACACCGAGGTTCTCTTCTATCACGTCATGAGCGGCGCGGCGGGCGATCTGGGCCGGGCGTTTCTCGATTCGGCATCGGTTATCAAGCAAAAACACAAGTTCTCGGCGCTCAACTGCCTGTTCAGCGATGGCATGAAACTGTTCGCCTATCGCGATTTCGCCAAGGAGCCGGACTACTACTCTCTCTACAAGGCCTTCTCGGCCAACTCCTGCCTTGTGTCATCCGAACCCCTCGACGAAAACCTCCACTGGGAGTTGATGGCGAAGGAGGAGTTCCTGGCGATCGATCTGGGGGGCGTCGGTTGA
- a CDS encoding dienelactone hydrolase family protein has protein sequence MKSLITLICLSILSATAHAAGSTVTYQVDGAPFEGYYLSPAESAPLVVIVHDWDGLNDYEVKRAEMLAGMGYAVFAVDLFGKGVRPTTTEEKKQLTGALYKDRQRMRALLKGGLDAAKAQGGNIENAVAIGYCFGGAAVLELARTGTDLKGFVSFHGGLATPEGQDYSKARGKLLVLHGTADASVSMEDFAALAVQLESQGINHEMITYSGAPHAFTVFGSDRYRQDADEKSWKRFGEFLVETLK, from the coding sequence ATGAAATCCCTAATCACCCTGATCTGCCTGTCGATTCTATCCGCCACGGCCCACGCCGCGGGCAGCACCGTTACCTACCAGGTCGACGGCGCTCCCTTCGAGGGCTACTACCTGAGCCCAGCCGAGAGTGCCCCGCTGGTGGTGATCGTCCACGACTGGGACGGCCTGAACGATTACGAAGTGAAACGCGCCGAAATGCTGGCAGGGATGGGCTATGCGGTGTTCGCCGTCGACCTGTTCGGCAAAGGCGTTCGCCCGACCACGACCGAGGAGAAAAAACAACTGACCGGCGCCTTGTACAAAGATCGCCAGCGGATGCGCGCCCTGCTTAAGGGAGGGCTCGATGCGGCCAAGGCCCAGGGAGGAAATATCGAAAACGCGGTGGCCATCGGCTACTGCTTCGGCGGCGCGGCGGTATTGGAGCTGGCCCGCACGGGTACCGACCTGAAGGGCTTCGTCAGCTTCCACGGCGGCCTGGCCACCCCAGAGGGGCAGGACTATTCGAAAGCCAGGGGCAAGCTGCTGGTGCTGCACGGCACCGCCGACGCCAGCGTCAGCATGGAGGATTTCGCCGCCCTGGCGGTGCAGCTGGAAAGCCAGGGGATCAACCACGAGATGATCACCTACAGTGGCGCCCCCCACGCCTTCACCGTCTTCGGCTCGGACCGCTACCGCCAGGACGCCGACGAGAAATCCTGGAAACGTTTCGGGGAGTTTCTTGTGGAAACGCTGAAATAG